In Roseofilum reptotaenium CS-1145, the following are encoded in one genomic region:
- a CDS encoding phytanoyl-CoA dioxygenase family protein: MKTLSLPPLSNSLEEARTHFEEFGFALIANALSPDEVKEAKERLIEQAKAERKAGVAMMDSGATFNPNGPNQRVWSLITKGEIFRRIAIKEAPLNLIRDRFAATNDGPMPEPFAGEALLSSLSANIACKGGSAMPLHFDQGYLPVTPYPMVINMMWMLSDFTEENGATLMVPGSHKLKPQQVMKGQAIPVPEEAPEPIPAVAPAGTAMVFDGRLWHGTGVNKTDEPRYGILAYYCRPFMRQQEHFWLTLDWEEVNSYAPELKELLGLKMWGPLGMAGNGKDGTVQEVGAPVIREMHR, translated from the coding sequence ATGAAAACTCTGAGCTTACCTCCCTTATCTAACAGCCTAGAAGAAGCCCGCACACACTTTGAAGAATTTGGCTTTGCCTTAATTGCTAACGCCCTTTCCCCGGATGAAGTCAAAGAAGCCAAAGAACGTCTGATTGAACAAGCCAAAGCTGAACGAAAAGCCGGTGTTGCCATGATGGATAGTGGCGCAACATTTAACCCCAATGGCCCCAATCAACGCGTCTGGAGCTTAATTACCAAAGGCGAAATTTTTCGCCGAATTGCCATCAAAGAGGCCCCTTTAAATCTGATTCGAGATAGATTTGCCGCTACCAATGATGGCCCCATGCCAGAACCCTTTGCGGGTGAAGCTCTGTTATCTTCCTTGAGTGCCAATATTGCCTGTAAAGGAGGCTCCGCCATGCCCTTACATTTCGATCAGGGCTATTTACCGGTCACGCCCTATCCCATGGTGATTAACATGATGTGGATGCTCTCGGACTTCACCGAAGAGAATGGAGCCACCCTAATGGTTCCGGGTTCCCATAAACTCAAACCTCAGCAAGTGATGAAAGGACAAGCCATTCCTGTACCAGAAGAAGCTCCCGAACCGATCCCTGCTGTTGCTCCTGCGGGGACAGCGATGGTATTTGATGGCCGACTGTGGCATGGCACGGGAGTCAACAAAACCGATGAACCCCGCTATGGGATTTTGGCTTATTATTGTCGTCCCTTTATGCGTCAGCAAGAACATTTCTGGCTGACTCTCGACTGGGAAGAAGTCAATAGCTATGCTCCTGAATTAAAGGAACTCTTAGGCTTAAAAATGTGGGGGCCCCTTGGTATGGCAGGGAATGGAAAAGATGGCACGGTTCAAGAGGTTGGCGCTCCTGTTATCCGAGAGATGCATCGGTAA
- a CDS encoding non-ribosomal peptide synthetase: MKPIDQFLSELRELGVKVWVEGEKLRCRAPEGVLTPSMRGTLSERKAEIIRFLNQSLTPVQTLPAISPIPHDGSPLPLSWAQERLWILDQLEGKSSVYNVPGAFRITGDLQVPILESALAEIIRRHEVLRTRFESLNGTPVQVIDPPVEFELSIQDWQHLPLTQQQEQLNREIRREAQAPFDLATGPLLRVSLVRLSRTESVLLANLHHIICDGWSVGVLFQELSTLYQAYLQGEPSPLPELPIQYADYSQWQRTWLSGEVLETQLGYWQQKLADAPGLLQLPTDRPRPAVQSYRGEHQVFTLPPHLTEPLQQLSQKAGATLFMTLLAAFSTLLYRYSSQDDILIGSPIANRDRQEVEPLMGCFVNTLVLRTQFPDDITFEQLLTQVREVTLEAYTHQNVPFEQVVDALQPERNLSHSPLFQVMFVLQNAGALSCELPGVSFERLSSQIATSRFDLTLSMEETDQGILGYWEYATDLFDAATIARMAGHLQVLLEAIAANPQQKIGELPLLTEAERHKLLVEWNNTTTDYPRDKCIHQLFEEQAERTPDAIAIIFGQEQLTYRALNQKANQLARYLQRLGVQPEALVGICVERSLELIVGILAILKAGGAYVPLDPNYPAERLSYMIADANVPVLVTTQDGLERLPEPQAQVVCLDRDWEAIATQSQENLRNKINIQSLAYIIYTSGSTGKPKGVMIPHKAVVRLVIKTNYLQLKGGDRVAHASNPSFDAATFEIWGALLNRSTLIIIPKDTLMTPEKLAACLWEVSIDHLFITTALFNQIARQVPTLFKFLKSLLFGGEAVDPTWVKQILDKGRPERLLHVYGPTENTTFSSWYLVDNVPDDATNLPIGSPLSNTQFYVLDSNLTPVPIGVPGELYVGGDGLARGYLNRPELTAEKFINNPFDSGNQTSKLYKTGDLVRYLPDGNIEFLGRIDTQVKIRGFRIELGEIEAILSTHSHVEHGIVIPREDTPNSKRLVAYVVSENPDLTPLDLRQFVQDKLPEYMIPSAFVILEKLPITPNGKVDRKALPAPDIELTRTEEFIAPQNKIEQTLAEIWQDVLGLQRVSVNDNFFEIGGDSIISIQIVSRAQQAGIGLTAKQLFQHQTIAQLATVASTLQPSSAQQNRVTGEVPLTPIQHWFFEQNLAEPHHFNQSFLLKVPADINPQFLSTAIEKIVNHHDALRLRFFKNETSWKQINKNVEEIIPFERVDLSSVPPSEQTRVLEDNIAHQQTTLNLAEGPLIRSLLYQVGKQTEGRLLIVAHHLVIDGVSWRIVLEDLSAVYQQLEKGEPLQLPAKTTAFQDWSIHLLEYSKSPHLQSQLNYWLTQSQDYKLPIDYPENTTHNTVGNTDNISVQLTSEETQALLQEVPSAYNTQINDILLTTLVQTFKNWSGQSTLFLDLEGHGREELFADIDLSRTVGWFTSVFPIILQQPVEDNIGENIKSIKEQLRAIPHRGIGYGILRYLSSDLEIKSGLSALPQPEISFNYLGQFNPNESQKNSWQVASEAMGLVQSPHGKRPHILDITGIVLKDKLQIDWTYCNYLHQRSTIETLAENYINNLKALIHHCQSPETGGYTPSDFPAVQFTQIQLDTIISDIQQENHNPVKITAIYPLSPSQQGMLFESLSASESGVHIEQVVLNLEGDLDMQAWQKAWKSLIDRHEILRTGFLWKDYDKLAQFVLQSVPYELQVEDWRAEKDIQEKLAQYIRIKQEKGFNLTQVPLLDLSLFRWEDKAYYFVFTVHHVLVDGWSLGVIFKDLLTLYQGLTQDSHFSLSPTYPYQNYITWLYSQDLTEAQEFWQEKLRGFTQPTPLGKEVSSDDFALPEQPYGRRVISLSESSTEALNLLVKKNRVTFNILIQGIWGLLLSRYSHQLDIVFGASVSGRPPEISGIESMVGLLINTVPIRCTVIPDLPLWSWLQEHQQQQFQQKSYEYCSQGQIHSWSEISMSSRLYDSILVFENYPVDASIKNFSGFKISLNQNHSLGAQTQSSLTILAIPGSNFKINVVYSHSKFKGSEIKKILDHFLMIFDLIIKNPEITLTEIANAISDDQVPQVNPDHLFKEITSQDSQESFLLPRNSTERKLAKIWSDILQIEPIGIRDGFFNLGGHSLLALKLMAKIEQEFDRHLSLSTLFQAQTIEKLAICLQESTDFNSWSALVPIQTQGNQPPFFCVPGAGGNVIYLSNLACYLGEERPFYGFQSRGLDGASEPYTTVEAMARDYIGYIKAVQPEGPYYLGGHSFGALVAFEMSQQLEAQGDRVARLVILDSPVPDALENKPNIDRDWSLSRKLILVVALIEQFFGTEIGVSAEVLESLEAEEQWQYIYEQLQTVGFFPEGAGVQQIRGFVNVLMSDYDASYSYYPQSNYHIPIVLLKARDTVSEDMAEKGFGHTLKAEIASDRLWGWGRFSSEPVALYTVPGTHLTMLKPPHVQVLAETLRNCF, from the coding sequence ATGAAACCTATCGATCAATTTCTGTCAGAACTGCGTGAATTGGGCGTTAAAGTGTGGGTTGAAGGCGAGAAACTGCGCTGTCGCGCTCCAGAAGGCGTGTTAACCCCAAGTATGCGAGGCACCTTGTCAGAGCGCAAAGCAGAGATTATCCGGTTTCTCAATCAAAGCTTAACTCCGGTTCAAACTCTACCCGCCATTTCTCCCATCCCTCATGATGGCAGTCCTCTCCCCCTTTCTTGGGCCCAAGAAAGACTCTGGATTCTTGACCAACTGGAAGGGAAGAGTTCTGTCTACAATGTGCCTGGAGCCTTCCGAATTACGGGAGATCTTCAGGTTCCTATCCTAGAATCAGCTTTGGCGGAAATCATTCGCCGCCATGAAGTTCTACGGACTCGCTTTGAATCGCTAAATGGCACTCCAGTACAGGTTATTGACCCCCCAGTTGAGTTTGAACTTTCGATCCAAGATTGGCAACATCTCCCCCTAACCCAACAACAGGAGCAGTTAAACCGAGAAATTCGCCGTGAAGCTCAAGCTCCCTTTGATTTAGCAACTGGGCCTTTATTGCGCGTGAGTTTAGTTCGACTTTCAAGAACAGAGTCGGTGTTGCTGGCTAATTTGCACCATATTATCTGTGATGGTTGGTCAGTGGGTGTCTTGTTCCAAGAGTTATCCACACTCTATCAAGCGTATCTTCAGGGAGAACCCTCTCCTTTGCCTGAACTGCCGATTCAATATGCTGACTATAGCCAATGGCAGCGCACTTGGTTAAGTGGGGAAGTTCTGGAGACTCAATTGGGATATTGGCAACAAAAACTGGCTGATGCTCCTGGTTTATTACAATTGCCAACGGATAGACCTCGACCGGCAGTGCAAAGTTATCGGGGCGAACACCAAGTATTTACCTTGCCTCCCCATCTGACGGAACCCTTGCAACAGCTCAGTCAAAAGGCAGGTGCAACGTTATTTATGACCCTATTGGCAGCGTTTTCCACACTGCTGTATCGATATAGTAGCCAAGATGATATTTTAATCGGTTCGCCGATCGCCAATCGCGATCGCCAGGAAGTTGAACCTCTGATGGGGTGTTTTGTCAATACCTTAGTCTTGCGAACCCAGTTTCCAGACGATATAACCTTTGAGCAATTGCTTACTCAAGTCCGGGAAGTCACTTTAGAAGCCTATACTCACCAAAATGTGCCATTTGAACAGGTGGTGGATGCGCTGCAACCGGAACGTAATTTGAGCCATTCCCCCCTATTTCAAGTGATGTTTGTATTGCAGAATGCTGGAGCCTTATCCTGTGAGTTACCAGGAGTGAGTTTTGAACGCTTAAGCTCCCAGATTGCCACCTCTCGATTTGACCTTACCCTCTCCATGGAGGAAACCGACCAAGGAATTTTAGGCTATTGGGAGTATGCTACCGATTTGTTTGATGCTGCGACTATTGCCCGCATGGCAGGTCACTTGCAGGTACTATTAGAGGCGATCGCCGCTAACCCCCAACAGAAGATCGGCGAACTCCCCCTACTCACAGAAGCAGAACGCCATAAGTTACTTGTAGAGTGGAACAATACCACCACTGATTATCCTAGGGATAAATGTATTCATCAGTTATTTGAAGAACAAGCTGAACGGACTCCTGATGCGATCGCTATTATCTTTGGACAAGAGCAGTTAACCTACCGAGCATTAAATCAGAAAGCTAATCAATTAGCTCGCTATCTGCAACGTTTAGGAGTACAACCTGAAGCACTGGTGGGAATTTGTGTTGAACGTTCCCTAGAGCTGATTGTGGGCATCTTAGCCATTCTCAAAGCGGGAGGAGCGTATGTACCTCTAGACCCCAATTATCCAGCAGAGCGTTTGAGTTATATGATAGCGGATGCCAACGTTCCGGTCTTAGTCACCACTCAGGATGGCTTAGAGAGGTTACCCGAACCTCAAGCGCAAGTGGTGTGTTTAGATAGGGATTGGGAGGCGATCGCTACACAAAGCCAAGAAAATTTACGCAATAAAATCAATATCCAATCTCTAGCGTATATTATCTATACCTCCGGTTCCACAGGCAAACCTAAAGGGGTAATGATTCCTCATAAAGCTGTTGTACGCTTAGTAATAAAGACAAATTATTTACAACTGAAGGGGGGCGATCGGGTCGCTCACGCCTCTAATCCCTCTTTTGATGCTGCAACGTTTGAAATTTGGGGGGCACTCTTAAATAGATCGACTTTGATTATTATCCCCAAAGACACGCTCATGACTCCGGAAAAATTGGCTGCTTGTCTATGGGAAGTCTCCATTGATCATCTTTTTATTACAACTGCCTTATTCAATCAAATTGCAAGACAAGTACCCACCCTCTTTAAATTTTTAAAGAGTTTACTGTTTGGTGGTGAAGCTGTCGATCCAACTTGGGTCAAACAAATTTTAGACAAGGGTAGACCAGAACGGTTACTTCATGTATATGGCCCCACAGAAAATACAACATTTTCCAGTTGGTATTTAGTGGACAACGTTCCAGACGATGCTACTAATTTACCAATTGGTTCTCCCTTATCAAATACTCAATTCTATGTTCTTGACTCTAATTTAACTCCTGTTCCTATTGGAGTACCAGGAGAACTATATGTTGGAGGTGATGGTTTAGCGAGAGGTTACCTCAATCGACCTGAATTAACAGCAGAGAAATTTATCAACAACCCTTTTGATTCTGGAAACCAGACCAGTAAACTGTATAAAACTGGCGATTTAGTTCGCTATCTACCCGATGGCAACATTGAATTCCTCGGAAGAATAGACACTCAAGTGAAAATTCGCGGATTTCGCATCGAACTGGGAGAAATTGAAGCCATTTTATCCACTCATTCCCACGTCGAGCATGGTATTGTCATCCCACGAGAAGATACACCCAATAGCAAACGCTTAGTTGCCTATGTTGTGAGCGAAAATCCCGATCTTACTCCTCTAGATCTACGGCAATTCGTGCAAGATAAACTACCAGAGTATATGATACCTTCTGCATTTGTTATACTCGAAAAACTCCCCATTACCCCCAATGGGAAAGTAGATAGAAAAGCCTTACCTGCTCCAGATATTGAATTAACCAGAACAGAAGAATTCATTGCTCCTCAAAATAAAATAGAACAGACGTTAGCTGAAATTTGGCAAGACGTTTTAGGATTACAGCGAGTAAGCGTGAATGATAACTTTTTTGAAATTGGAGGAGATTCAATTATCAGCATTCAAATTGTTTCTCGCGCTCAACAAGCAGGCATTGGCTTGACTGCCAAGCAACTGTTTCAACATCAAACTATTGCACAACTCGCAACCGTTGCCAGTACACTACAACCATCCTCTGCTCAACAAAACCGTGTGACGGGTGAAGTTCCGCTTACTCCCATCCAGCATTGGTTCTTTGAGCAAAATCTTGCTGAACCTCACCACTTTAACCAATCTTTTCTCCTCAAAGTCCCTGCTGATATTAACCCCCAGTTTCTATCCACAGCCATAGAAAAAATTGTAAACCACCATGATGCTCTACGTTTGCGATTTTTTAAGAATGAAACAAGCTGGAAACAAATCAATAAGAACGTAGAAGAAATTATTCCATTTGAGAGAGTTGATTTATCCTCAGTACCTCCCTCTGAACAAACCCGTGTTTTAGAAGACAATATTGCTCACCAACAGACGACCTTAAATCTGGCTGAAGGCCCTCTTATTAGAAGTCTCCTCTATCAAGTTGGAAAACAGACAGAAGGACGTTTACTGATTGTTGCCCATCACCTAGTTATCGATGGAGTTTCTTGGCGTATTGTATTAGAAGATTTATCAGCCGTTTACCAACAACTAGAGAAGGGTGAACCCCTACAACTTCCTGCAAAAACCACAGCATTTCAAGATTGGTCAATTCATCTTTTAGAATACAGCAAATCTCCCCATCTTCAATCGCAACTAAACTATTGGTTGACTCAATCTCAAGACTATAAACTACCTATCGATTATCCAGAAAACACCACTCACAATACAGTTGGAAATACGGATAATATTTCCGTACAGCTAACTTCAGAAGAAACTCAAGCTCTCTTACAAGAAGTCCCCTCCGCTTATAATACCCAAATTAATGATATCTTACTCACTACCTTAGTACAAACGTTCAAAAATTGGAGCGGACAATCAACTCTATTTCTAGACTTAGAAGGACATGGACGCGAAGAATTGTTTGCTGACATCGATTTATCTCGAACCGTGGGTTGGTTTACCAGTGTCTTTCCCATTATACTCCAACAACCTGTGGAAGATAATATAGGGGAAAATATTAAATCGATTAAAGAACAACTACGAGCAATACCCCATCGTGGGATTGGCTACGGTATTTTACGTTATCTCAGCTCAGATCTAGAAATTAAGTCTGGACTTTCAGCTCTCCCACAACCTGAAATAAGCTTTAACTATTTAGGTCAATTTAATCCGAATGAATCTCAAAAGAATTCTTGGCAAGTCGCTTCAGAAGCCATGGGTTTAGTTCAAAGCCCTCATGGCAAGCGTCCCCATATATTAGATATTACAGGAATCGTCTTGAAGGATAAATTGCAAATTGATTGGACGTACTGTAATTATCTGCATCAACGATCAACCATCGAAACTTTAGCAGAAAATTATATCAATAACTTAAAAGCACTCATTCATCACTGCCAATCTCCAGAAACCGGTGGATATACTCCTTCAGATTTTCCTGCTGTTCAGTTCACACAGATTCAGTTAGATACCATTATCTCAGATATTCAACAAGAAAATCATAACCCAGTCAAGATAACTGCAATTTATCCCCTTTCTCCCTCACAACAAGGAATGTTATTTGAGTCCTTATCCGCTTCAGAATCTGGAGTTCATATTGAACAGGTTGTTCTGAATTTAGAAGGAGATTTAGATATGCAAGCGTGGCAGAAAGCTTGGAAAAGTTTGATAGATAGACATGAGATTTTGAGGACTGGTTTTCTATGGAAAGATTATGATAAGCTCGCTCAGTTTGTTTTGCAAAGTGTACCTTATGAGTTACAAGTTGAGGATTGGAGAGCAGAAAAAGATATTCAAGAAAAGTTGGCTCAATATATTCGGATAAAGCAAGAGAAAGGCTTTAACTTAACCCAAGTTCCTCTTCTGGATTTATCTCTATTTCGATGGGAAGATAAAGCCTATTATTTTGTTTTCACAGTACACCATGTTTTGGTAGATGGATGGTCTTTAGGAGTCATATTCAAAGACCTATTAACACTCTATCAAGGATTGACTCAGGATTCTCATTTTTCCTTATCTCCTACCTATCCCTATCAAAACTATATCACGTGGTTATACAGTCAAGATTTGACTGAAGCTCAGGAATTTTGGCAAGAAAAATTACGAGGATTCACCCAACCTACTCCGTTAGGAAAAGAAGTTTCATCGGATGACTTTGCGCTTCCAGAACAACCATATGGTCGTCGAGTAATTAGTTTATCTGAGTCCTCTACAGAAGCTCTGAATCTTCTCGTCAAGAAAAATCGAGTTACTTTCAATATTCTGATTCAAGGAATTTGGGGATTATTGTTAAGTCGCTATAGTCATCAATTAGATATCGTTTTTGGGGCTTCTGTTTCGGGTCGTCCTCCAGAAATTTCTGGAATTGAGTCTATGGTTGGCTTATTGATTAATACTGTTCCAATTAGGTGTACTGTTATTCCCGATCTTCCTCTGTGGTCTTGGTTACAAGAACATCAACAACAACAATTTCAACAAAAATCCTATGAATATTGTTCTCAAGGCCAAATTCATTCCTGGAGTGAGATCTCCATGTCATCACGGTTGTATGACAGTATCCTAGTCTTTGAAAATTATCCAGTTGATGCCTCAATCAAAAATTTTTCAGGGTTTAAGATTAGCCTTAATCAAAATCATTCTTTAGGAGCACAAACTCAGTCTAGTTTAACTATTCTGGCGATTCCTGGCTCCAATTTCAAAATTAATGTTGTTTATAGTCATTCTAAATTCAAGGGGTCGGAAATTAAAAAAATACTCGATCATTTTCTCATGATTTTCGATTTGATTATTAAAAATCCTGAAATAACTTTAACAGAGATCGCTAATGCGATTTCAGACGATCAAGTTCCACAGGTTAATCCGGATCACTTATTCAAGGAAATTACGAGTCAGGATAGTCAAGAATCCTTCCTTTTACCGCGAAATTCTACCGAGCGAAAGCTGGCAAAAATTTGGTCAGATATTCTTCAAATTGAACCCATAGGAATTAGAGATGGCTTTTTCAATCTGGGTGGACATTCGCTTTTAGCACTAAAATTGATGGCTAAAATTGAGCAGGAGTTCGATCGGCATCTTTCCCTATCCACTCTCTTTCAAGCTCAGACTATTGAAAAACTGGCGATATGCTTGCAAGAATCAACAGATTTTAATTCTTGGTCAGCCTTAGTCCCGATTCAAACTCAAGGAAATCAACCTCCTTTCTTTTGTGTTCCAGGAGCGGGTGGAAATGTGATTTATTTGTCTAATTTGGCTTGTTATTTAGGAGAAGAGCGACCTTTCTATGGGTTTCAATCCAGAGGTTTGGATGGAGCATCAGAACCCTACACTACAGTCGAAGCTATGGCGAGGGATTATATTGGATATATTAAAGCGGTACAACCAGAAGGGCCTTACTATTTAGGGGGTCATTCTTTCGGTGCTTTAGTGGCTTTTGAGATGAGTCAGCAACTAGAAGCGCAAGGGGATAGAGTGGCTCGACTGGTGATTCTGGATAGTCCAGTTCCAGATGCGCTAGAAAATAAACCGAATATCGATCGCGATTGGTCTCTTTCCCGGAAACTGATTTTAGTGGTGGCATTAATTGAACAGTTTTTTGGCACGGAAATCGGAGTATCTGCGGAAGTTTTGGAATCCCTCGAAGCAGAAGAACAATGGCAATATATCTATGAACAGCTACAAACCGTGGGCTTTTTCCCCGAAGGAGCAGGGGTTCAACAGATTCGAGGGTTTGTGAATGTGTTAATGAGTGATTATGACGCAAGCTATTCTTATTACCCGCAAAGCAATTATCACATTCCGATCGTGTTATTGAAGGCAAGAGATACGGTCTCTGAAGATATGGCAGAAAAAGGCTTTGGCCATACTCTCAAAGCAGAGATTGCCAGCGATCGCCTCTGGGGTTGGGGTCGTTTCTCCTCTGAACCCGTAGCACTTTATACTGTACCAGGTACACACTTAACTATGTTAAAACCCCCTCATGTCCAAGTCTTAGCAGAAACCTTGCGAAATTGTTTTTAA